The following are from one region of the Siniperca chuatsi isolate FFG_IHB_CAS linkage group LG21, ASM2008510v1, whole genome shotgun sequence genome:
- the LOC122868735 gene encoding methionine-R-sulfoxide reductase B1-A-like, producing MSFCSFFGGEVYKDHFKPGIYACSKCDHHLFTSRSKYEHSSPWPAFTETIHKDSVSKHEERPGAYKVRCGKCGNGLGHEFVNDGPAKGLSRFUIFSSSLKFIPKDKVDGQ from the exons ATGTCGTTTTGTAGTTTCTTCGGCGGGGAGGTCTATAAAGACCATTTTAAACCTG GGATTTATGCCTGTTCCAAGTGTGATCACCACCTGTTCACCAGCCGCTCCAAGTACGAGCACTCATCTCCCTGGCCAGCCTTCACAGAGACCATCCATAAGGACAGTGTGTCCAAACATGAGGAGAGACCTGGGGCATATAAG GTGCGGTGTGGGAAATGTGGAAATGGACTAGGCCATGAGTTTGTGAATGATGGGCCTGCCAAAGGACTGTCCCGCTTCTGAATATTCAGCAGCTCACTGAAGTTTATCCCAAAAG ATAAGGTTGATGGACAGTAA